The following proteins are co-located in the Chryseobacterium daecheongense genome:
- a CDS encoding nucleotidyl transferase AbiEii/AbiGii toxin family protein: MLTLRALMSEEFLMHSLVLKGGNALQLAYEITNRGSIDIDFSVEREFTEEEIKKMPIVLDMILDRVFRKENLKAFDIKFELKPKNNVIPEWKGYIILFKLIELDKFIEFGDDIDSIRRNAISVHDNSSTQYSVDISAYEYVETATTKEVEGILLRVYTLEMILLEKIRALCQTMPEYKEIVPSAKEKQRARDVYDIYTIYSQAELNLEEDILREIFKAKQVPLSLINKLESLREHNRDDWNRVIQTVSADEELKEYDYYFDELLKIASQFKDLSE; this comes from the coding sequence ATGTTGACATTAAGAGCATTAATGTCAGAAGAGTTTCTTATGCATTCCTTAGTTCTAAAAGGAGGGAATGCTTTACAACTTGCATATGAAATAACAAACAGAGGATCTATAGATATTGATTTTTCAGTAGAAAGAGAATTTACAGAAGAAGAAATAAAGAAAATGCCTATAGTATTAGATATGATACTTGATAGAGTATTTCGTAAAGAAAACTTAAAAGCGTTCGATATTAAATTTGAATTAAAGCCAAAGAACAATGTTATTCCTGAATGGAAAGGTTATATCATATTATTTAAGCTTATTGAGCTAGATAAATTTATTGAATTTGGGGATGATATCGATAGCATTAGGAGAAATGCTATTTCTGTTCATGATAATAGTTCCACACAATATTCGGTGGATATTAGTGCTTATGAATATGTAGAAACAGCAACAACAAAAGAGGTTGAAGGTATTCTTTTAAGAGTTTATACTTTGGAAATGATTCTCCTGGAAAAGATTAGAGCATTGTGTCAAACTATGCCTGAATATAAAGAAATTGTACCTAGTGCCAAAGAAAAACAAAGAGCTAGAGATGTATATGATATATATACTATATATAGTCAAGCAGAATTAAATTTAGAAGAAGATATTCTGAGGGAAATTTTCAAAGCGAAGCAAGTACCTTTATCATTAATTAATAAATTGGAAAGTTTAAGAGAACATAACAGAGATGACTGGAATAGAGTTATACAGACTGTTTCTGCGGATGAAGAATTAAAAGAGTATGATTATTATTTTGACGAGTTATTAAAAATAGCCAGTCAATTTAAAGACCTTTCGGAATAA
- a CDS encoding XRE family transcriptional regulator, protein MNATIFNNATLRLARDYFGLSQTAFGKKINTKQSIISNIENGERPLELEQIQNLSDQFTAKFFKSEINLPSQKLFYRKLASTSKSLVSAFEARLTLISMTVANLLDIIDIPENKIPIIDLEDHNFNFEYLASEIRLKFGVLRGPIDDIVSLLEKNGIIIHFFDFDFISGDNRNFDGVSTYVNGVPLILINNKIPNSRKVFTIAHELAHLIFHFDFIIPESRNKEKEADAFAAAFLAPKSEVQSVFKRLNKEKLFSLKKVWKMSAAAILYRTKDIGNITQDWYNKCIFWLSPYRKLEPFEFEISQPTLLRKVIKLAQDETDFSFLKQLGFKENVVEELFSTIIPKKTILRKLSIEL, encoded by the coding sequence ATGAATGCAACAATCTTTAATAATGCAACTTTAAGATTGGCAAGAGATTATTTTGGATTAAGCCAGACAGCTTTTGGTAAAAAGATTAATACAAAACAATCTATTATTAGCAACATTGAAAATGGAGAAAGGCCTTTAGAGTTAGAGCAGATTCAAAATCTTAGTGATCAGTTTACTGCTAAATTCTTTAAAAGTGAGATAAACTTGCCGTCTCAAAAATTGTTTTACAGAAAATTAGCATCAACAAGTAAAAGCCTTGTAAGTGCATTTGAAGCGAGACTTACTTTAATATCTATGACCGTAGCTAACCTTTTAGATATTATTGATATTCCAGAAAACAAAATTCCTATAATAGATCTTGAAGATCATAATTTCAACTTTGAATACTTGGCTAGTGAAATTAGGTTAAAATTTGGAGTTTTACGAGGTCCAATTGATGACATTGTAAGCTTACTGGAAAAGAATGGAATTATTATACATTTTTTTGATTTTGATTTTATCAGTGGTGATAATAGAAATTTTGATGGAGTTAGCACTTATGTAAATGGAGTTCCACTAATTTTAATTAATAATAAAATTCCAAATTCAAGAAAAGTATTTACGATAGCTCATGAGCTTGCGCATCTAATTTTTCATTTTGACTTTATCATTCCTGAAAGCAGAAATAAAGAAAAAGAAGCTGATGCCTTTGCTGCTGCTTTTTTGGCACCTAAATCAGAGGTACAATCAGTTTTCAAAAGATTAAATAAAGAAAAGCTTTTCAGTCTAAAAAAAGTATGGAAAATGTCAGCTGCAGCTATTTTATATAGAACTAAGGATATTGGAAATATTACACAAGATTGGTATAACAAATGTATATTTTGGTTATCTCCTTATAGAAAACTAGAACCATTCGAATTTGAAATTAGTCAACCTACACTTTTAAGAAAAGTTATTAAGTTGGCTCAAGATGAAACTGATTTTTCCTTCTTAAAGCAATTGGGCTTTAAAGAAAATGTTGTTGAAGAATTATTTTCAACAATTATACCTAAAAAAACTATTTTACGGAAACTATCCATCGAACTATAA
- a CDS encoding TniQ family protein: MVYIKKFKKNIFPAYINPETDELFSSWYCRLAINHCVKPLTFIKHNFGHNAPIFGRDIDYLKPDYVVNFLLNHTPLSSKEIDRLFLTSYNDVYFNNYSNRKSHILSLGLNNRKRKRFGTMCCPKCLSTNPYYKKEWRLFSTIVCTKCQSSLIDRCPNCQKPISYHLIYSSGNQSIPDLSFIFSLCWYCKMDLSNFAPQKATPLEMEYQSFINSTLDKGFNYYTNYSFSFINGLILLCRTARGTRKNKFNQKLNILLANTYNFNSLPIKEETGFWTLQERKETLPIIYKFIKDFTIAKNLPKDLNLTKSYLNIYNKDIDYWLISLLDL; encoded by the coding sequence ATGGTTTACATTAAAAAATTCAAAAAGAATATATTTCCTGCATATATTAATCCTGAAACTGACGAACTATTTAGCTCATGGTATTGTCGATTAGCCATTAATCATTGCGTAAAACCATTAACCTTTATAAAGCATAATTTTGGTCATAATGCACCAATTTTTGGAAGAGATATCGACTACCTTAAACCGGACTATGTTGTCAATTTTTTATTAAATCATACTCCACTATCTAGCAAAGAAATTGATAGATTATTTCTCACTTCATATAATGATGTTTATTTTAATAATTATTCAAATAGAAAAAGCCATATTTTAAGTTTAGGATTAAACAATAGAAAGCGAAAAAGATTTGGTACTATGTGTTGCCCCAAATGTTTATCTACAAATCCTTATTATAAAAAAGAATGGCGATTATTTTCCACCATCGTTTGTACCAAATGTCAATCATCATTAATTGACAGATGTCCTAATTGTCAAAAGCCAATCTCTTACCATCTTATTTATAGTAGCGGAAATCAATCTATTCCGGACCTTTCCTTTATATTTTCACTATGTTGGTATTGTAAAATGGATTTATCTAATTTTGCCCCTCAAAAGGCTACACCTTTAGAAATGGAATATCAAAGTTTTATAAATTCGACTTTGGATAAGGGGTTTAATTATTATACAAACTATTCATTTTCATTCATTAATGGGCTTATATTATTATGTAGAACAGCTAGAGGTACCAGAAAAAATAAGTTTAATCAGAAATTAAATATTCTTTTAGCAAATACATATAATTTTAATTCCCTCCCGATAAAAGAGGAAACTGGCTTTTGGACCTTACAAGAAAGGAAGGAAACTCTTCCTATTATTTATAAATTCATAAAAGATTTTACTATAGCTAAAAATTTACCAAAGGATCTTAACTTGACTAAATCATATCTTAATATTTACAATAAAGATATAGACTATTGGCTTATTTCCCTGTTAGATCTTTAA
- a CDS encoding recombinase family protein, whose protein sequence is MTVGYARVSTSEQNISTQVEILKENGCEKIFTDIASGVREDRSGLNEMLSYLRKDDTIIVYKTDRIFRSLKNMIELIEKFNQKGVLFKSITEPAFDTTSANGRFIIQIFGAVAEFERNLISERTKTGLEGARKRKKLLGRPTGSSQKSLEKYQFVKHLYDNKNIPIDKACKQAGISKATFYRIDKRDNSAS, encoded by the coding sequence ATGACTGTAGGTTACGCCAGAGTTTCAACTTCAGAACAGAACATTTCTACTCAAGTAGAAATCTTAAAAGAAAATGGTTGTGAAAAAATTTTCACAGACATAGCAAGTGGAGTTCGTGAAGATAGATCAGGATTAAATGAAATGCTCTCTTATTTAAGAAAGGATGATACCATAATAGTTTATAAAACAGATAGGATTTTTCGATCTCTTAAAAATATGATTGAACTTATTGAAAAGTTCAATCAAAAGGGTGTTCTTTTTAAAAGTATAACAGAACCTGCTTTTGATACCACATCAGCAAACGGAAGATTTATTATTCAGATTTTTGGGGCTGTAGCTGAATTTGAAAGAAATTTAATTAGTGAAAGAACAAAGACTGGGTTAGAGGGAGCCCGAAAAAGGAAAAAACTTTTAGGAAGGCCTACAGGATCTAGTCAAAAAAGCCTAGAAAAATATCAATTTGTCAAGCATTTATATGATAACAAAAATATTCCTATTGATAAAGCTTGTAAACAGGCTGGTATCAGCAAGGCTACTTTTTATAGAATTGACAAAAGGGATAATTCTGCTAGCTAA
- a CDS encoding DDE-type integrase/transposase/recombinase, whose product MNRTYISKGEKVIYDNKECIIIKIISTSKVSISEIHSNIIHTVSLKDITPFADSSCIPMEILTDKDWEKAKARFNIIKPILSNRGDLSLINRIAFENNVSVPTIYRWLKFYDNGQTVASLAGKRKTGGQGKSRLTNKQEEIISDKINSVYLNQNRRSITKVIREVKIACHDLGIPSPHDNTIRSRIKGISDEEKIKKRLGIKEARYKYEPIKSNYEEATFPLSIVQIDHTLLDIILVDELERKAYKRPWITVAIDIYSRMVIGLYLSYDPPGAIGTGMCISNSILPKELWLERIGVSANWPCWGVMDSLHLDNAKEFHGKMLRDACDNYGISLKYRPIATPHYGGHIERLLGTFASEIHNLPGTTFSNEQERKNYKSEENSSLTLSELERWLITYITKIYHTRTHSSLGISPLKKYEDGIMGNENIPGRGILPRINDIRRTRLDFMPYVVRSIQEYGVVIDHLYYYADVLRPYIHKKDNNKGYIFKRDPRDISLIYFLDPVTEEYFDIPFRNATYPAISLWEYRDSLKKVKERNKEITEENIFEAFKELTNIENKSVLKTKRQRREPKSFDYRNENNTSKIDLNNFIPEDNEIIKPFEDLDDETFNKKY is encoded by the coding sequence TATGATAACAAAGAATGTATTATTATCAAAATAATAAGTACATCTAAAGTTTCTATTTCTGAAATTCATTCTAATATAATCCATACTGTATCTTTAAAAGACATAACTCCATTCGCAGATTCAAGCTGTATTCCCATGGAAATACTTACTGATAAAGATTGGGAAAAGGCTAAAGCCCGCTTTAATATTATAAAGCCCATACTTTCCAATCGAGGTGATCTTTCATTGATAAATCGTATTGCTTTTGAAAATAATGTTAGTGTTCCTACAATATACAGGTGGCTAAAATTTTATGACAATGGCCAAACTGTAGCTTCTCTTGCTGGAAAGAGAAAAACTGGAGGTCAAGGCAAAAGTAGGCTTACTAATAAACAGGAAGAAATTATTTCTGACAAAATAAATTCAGTTTATTTAAATCAGAATAGGAGATCAATAACGAAAGTCATTAGAGAAGTAAAAATAGCATGTCATGATTTAGGAATTCCTTCTCCTCATGACAATACTATTAGAAGCAGGATTAAGGGAATATCAGATGAAGAAAAAATAAAAAAAAGATTAGGGATAAAGGAGGCACGTTATAAATATGAACCTATAAAATCAAATTATGAGGAAGCAACCTTTCCTCTATCAATCGTACAAATAGACCATACTCTATTAGATATAATATTAGTTGATGAATTAGAGAGGAAAGCCTATAAAAGACCTTGGATTACAGTTGCTATAGATATATATAGCAGAATGGTTATTGGCCTCTACCTATCTTATGATCCACCAGGAGCAATTGGTACTGGAATGTGTATTTCGAATTCAATTCTTCCTAAAGAACTATGGCTAGAGAGAATCGGAGTTTCTGCAAATTGGCCGTGTTGGGGAGTAATGGATTCTCTACATTTAGATAACGCTAAAGAGTTCCATGGCAAAATGTTAAGGGATGCATGTGATAACTATGGAATATCTTTAAAATACAGACCAATTGCAACACCACATTATGGAGGACATATAGAACGGTTGCTTGGTACATTTGCTTCAGAAATACATAACCTTCCCGGAACTACATTTTCAAATGAACAAGAAAGGAAAAATTATAAAAGTGAAGAAAATTCATCTCTAACTTTATCAGAGCTTGAACGTTGGCTAATAACCTATATTACAAAAATCTATCATACAAGAACTCACTCATCACTTGGAATTTCTCCATTAAAAAAATATGAAGATGGGATAATGGGTAATGAAAATATACCCGGTCGGGGTATCCTTCCTAGAATAAATGATATTAGAAGAACAAGATTAGATTTTATGCCTTATGTTGTTCGCTCTATTCAGGAATACGGAGTAGTTATTGACCATCTATATTATTATGCTGATGTTTTAAGACCATACATCCATAAAAAAGATAACAATAAAGGTTATATTTTTAAGAGAGATCCTAGAGATATAAGCTTAATTTATTTTCTAGATCCAGTAACAGAAGAATATTTTGATATTCCATTCAGAAATGCTACTTATCCAGCTATTTCTTTATGGGAGTATAGAGATTCTCTTAAAAAAGTTAAAGAAAGAAATAAGGAAATTACTGAAGAAAATATTTTTGAAGCATTCAAAGAATTGACAAATATTGAAAATAAGTCCGTTTTGAAAACAAAAAGGCAAAGAAGAGAGCCTAAATCCTTTGACTATAGAAATGAAAACAATACCTCAAAAATTGACTTGAATAATTTTATACCTGAAGATAATGAGATAATTAAACCCTTTGAAGATTTAGACGATGAAACATTTAACAAAAAATACTAG
- a CDS encoding TniB family NTP-binding protein, with product MKHLTKNTREFVERATEHERISSCRFPKWIGYSQATKIINRMDELLIYPKSTRMTNILLVGESNNGKTAILNKFNQRYEASYDEKTGNVINPVIMVQAPPEPDERRFYNAILEHIFAPYKTSEKLDLRYLRVKKMLTELQTKALIIDEIHHVLAGTPTKQRKFLNVIKHLSNDLQIPIICAGTMLAFNVIQSDHQLANRFEPRVLPKWSNDMEFKRLLASFEALIPLKKESMLTENSMTMKLLVMSDGLIGEVARILELCSIEAIKSGEEKITKEIILNIDYISPQDRKKRYFV from the coding sequence ATGAAACATTTAACAAAAAATACTAGAGAATTTGTTGAACGGGCAACCGAACACGAAAGGATCTCGTCTTGTAGATTTCCAAAATGGATTGGATACAGCCAAGCAACTAAAATTATTAATAGAATGGATGAACTATTGATTTATCCTAAAAGCACTAGAATGACCAACATTTTGCTTGTAGGAGAATCTAATAACGGAAAAACTGCCATTCTTAATAAATTTAACCAAAGATATGAGGCATCTTATGATGAAAAAACTGGGAACGTAATAAACCCAGTAATCATGGTTCAAGCACCACCAGAACCCGATGAAAGAAGATTTTACAATGCAATTTTAGAACATATTTTTGCACCATATAAGACATCTGAAAAACTGGATTTAAGATATTTACGTGTAAAAAAGATGTTAACAGAATTGCAAACAAAGGCATTGATAATAGATGAGATTCATCATGTATTAGCAGGTACACCAACAAAACAAAGAAAATTTTTAAATGTTATTAAGCATTTATCAAATGACTTACAGATACCCATTATATGTGCAGGAACAATGCTTGCTTTCAATGTCATACAAAGTGATCATCAATTAGCAAATCGCTTTGAACCAAGAGTTTTACCCAAGTGGTCTAATGATATGGAATTTAAGCGTCTCTTAGCAAGTTTTGAAGCTCTAATTCCATTAAAAAAGGAATCAATGCTCACAGAAAATTCGATGACAATGAAACTTCTTGTAATGAGTGATGGTCTGATTGGAGAAGTTGCAAGAATACTTGAACTTTGTAGTATTGAAGCTATTAAAAGTGGAGAAGAAAAAATAACTAAAGAGATAATACTGAATATTGATTATATTTCACCTCAAGACAGAAAAAAAAGATATTTTGTTTGA